A genomic segment from Arcobacter sp. CECT 8986 encodes:
- a CDS encoding methyl-accepting chemotaxis protein: MKFNDLSIKLKLLILVSISIIFIIILSSLIIIKDLKEKKDFNYLQKVIIVDSAISTLIHETQKERGMTAGYLGSKGKKFKNSLSNQRELTNEKFANLKEIFSNMDKSFLGKASLAYINASMEKLEKLQNTRNLVDSLNISGKEAINYYTDINKHLLDFIARTSSLSSNSKITKDILSYYNFLMAKERAGIERAVGSNTFARGHFGNGMYAKFSSLISQQTQYMNQFFIYSKSNIINMVEDRLRDKSVEEVEKMRDILLQSEEKTLILGNIQELIGYGGIIHNFKNFVLRKNDKYKEAIIRDYKRLDEFIKEYNSFSSTSAKEKEQLNIIKETFTNYYNAINTVEDAIHSTKSIKQIDQLVKINDTPAISAIQTLLTDQFSVEADYWFNTITKKINILKEIDDYLSKYITNEINGLYKKANSAFYTEITILSVALLILFLLTFIIYKNISKSTASVYQGIKQFMLYLNREINELEEIKVYGKDELGHIAAMANENIKKINQGLEDDMLCVGEAIMVLNRMRQGFYNCKIKTVASNPQIQALSYSINKTIEIQNSIFEEILKTLDKYTNYDYNVSMEKIDYEIGGELQKVLEGINKLRKSITSMLIENQDIGITLKSSSSTLLENVDVLNTSSNDAAVKLEETVAAIDQISGNIASTNDFVQEMTKNAKILENSSNKGKDLANQTTVSMDEINKQVEEISDATTLIDQIAFQTNILSLNAAVEAATAGEAGKGFAVVAQEVRSLAARSADAANKIKSIVENATVKSQEGKKIASSMIEGYNDLNSNVQNTVSLIQNIQNASKEQTEGIAQINEAVNSLDKQTQENAHVASQTNQIAQETSEIAKSVVENVRKNNFKGKQNI, from the coding sequence ATGAAATTCAATGACTTATCAATCAAACTTAAGCTTTTAATTCTTGTGTCAATCTCAATTATTTTTATAATTATTCTTTCTTCTTTGATAATAATAAAAGACCTAAAAGAAAAAAAAGATTTCAATTACCTACAAAAAGTCATTATTGTTGACTCTGCCATTTCTACACTTATACATGAAACACAAAAAGAAAGAGGAATGACAGCTGGATATTTAGGTAGTAAAGGAAAAAAATTCAAAAACTCTTTATCAAATCAAAGAGAACTAACAAATGAAAAGTTTGCAAACTTAAAAGAAATTTTTTCAAATATGGATAAATCATTTTTAGGAAAAGCTTCCCTTGCATATATAAATGCCTCAATGGAAAAACTAGAAAAATTGCAAAACACTAGAAATTTAGTTGATAGTTTAAATATTAGTGGTAAAGAAGCGATTAACTACTACACTGATATAAATAAACACTTATTAGATTTCATTGCAAGAACTTCTTCTTTGTCTTCAAATTCTAAAATTACAAAAGATATACTCTCTTACTATAATTTTCTAATGGCAAAAGAGAGAGCAGGAATTGAAAGAGCAGTTGGTTCAAATACTTTTGCAAGAGGACATTTTGGTAATGGAATGTATGCTAAATTTTCAAGTTTAATATCTCAACAAACTCAATATATGAATCAATTTTTCATATACTCAAAAAGCAATATTATTAATATGGTTGAAGATAGATTAAGAGATAAATCTGTTGAAGAAGTTGAAAAAATGAGAGATATTTTACTTCAATCTGAAGAAAAAACTCTTATATTAGGAAATATCCAAGAGCTTATTGGATATGGTGGAATTATTCATAACTTTAAAAACTTTGTATTAAGAAAGAATGATAAATACAAAGAAGCTATTATAAGAGATTATAAAAGACTTGATGAATTTATAAAAGAGTATAACTCATTTTCTTCTACATCTGCAAAGGAAAAAGAGCAGTTAAATATAATCAAAGAGACTTTTACTAATTACTATAATGCTATAAATACAGTTGAAGATGCAATTCATAGTACAAAAAGTATAAAACAAATTGATCAACTAGTAAAAATTAACGATACACCAGCTATAAGTGCAATTCAGACTCTTCTTACAGATCAATTCTCTGTTGAGGCTGATTATTGGTTTAATACAATAACAAAAAAAATCAATATATTAAAAGAGATTGATGATTATTTATCTAAATATATTACTAATGAAATAAATGGTCTATATAAAAAAGCAAATAGTGCATTTTATACTGAAATCACTATTTTAAGTGTTGCTTTATTGATTCTATTTTTATTGACTTTTATTATTTACAAAAATATATCAAAATCAACAGCAAGTGTTTATCAAGGAATTAAACAATTTATGCTTTATTTAAATAGAGAAATAAATGAACTTGAAGAGATAAAAGTATATGGAAAAGATGAATTAGGTCATATTGCAGCAATGGCAAATGAAAATATCAAGAAAATCAATCAAGGATTAGAAGATGATATGCTATGTGTAGGTGAAGCAATTATGGTTTTAAATAGAATGAGACAAGGTTTTTATAACTGTAAAATAAAAACAGTAGCTTCAAATCCACAAATACAGGCATTATCTTATTCAATAAATAAAACAATTGAAATACAAAATTCAATCTTTGAAGAGATATTAAAAACTTTAGATAAATATACAAACTATGACTATAATGTAAGTATGGAAAAAATAGATTATGAAATAGGAGGAGAACTACAAAAAGTTCTTGAAGGAATAAACAAATTAAGAAAATCAATAACTTCAATGCTTATTGAAAATCAAGATATTGGTATAACTTTAAAAAGTAGTTCAAGTACGCTTCTTGAAAATGTTGATGTATTAAATACATCTTCAAATGACGCAGCAGTAAAACTTGAAGAGACAGTTGCAGCTATTGATCAAATAAGTGGAAATATTGCATCTACAAATGACTTTGTTCAAGAGATGACAAAAAATGCAAAAATATTAGAGAACTCTTCTAATAAAGGTAAGGACTTAGCTAATCAAACAACAGTGTCAATGGATGAGATAAATAAACAAGTTGAAGAGATAAGTGATGCAACAACACTAATTGACCAAATTGCATTTCAAACAAATATTCTTTCACTAAATGCAGCTGTTGAAGCAGCAACAGCAGGAGAAGCTGGAAAAGGTTTTGCAGTTGTTGCACAAGAAGTAAGAAGCTTAGCAGCAAGAAGTGCAGATGCAGCAAATAAAATAAAATCAATTGTAGAGAATGCAACAGTAAAATCTCAAGAAGGTAAAAAGATAGCTTCTTCTATGATTGAAGGATATAATGACTTAAATTCAAATGTTCAAAATACAGTTTCATTGATACAAAATATTCAAAATGCATCAAAAGAGCAAACAGAAGGAATTGCACAAATCAATGAAGCAGTAAATAGTTTAGATAAACAAACACAAGAGAATGCACACGTAGCAAGTCAAACAAACCAAATAGCACAAGAGACATCAGAAATAGCAAAATCAGTAGTTGAAAATGTTAGAAAAAACAATTTCAAAGGTAAACAAAACATCTAA
- a CDS encoding PAS domain-containing protein, translated as MEDIGMELSSNSFLVSETNEDGLIRFANDQFCKFSEFSLEELIGKPHSIVRHPDMPAVVFEELWRTIQAGERWKGFVKNKTKTGKYYWVFSTIYPYIACDGSKGYISCRRKASQEEIEKYANIYRSMK; from the coding sequence ATGGAAGATATAGGTATGGAATTATCGAGTAACTCTTTTCTTGTTTCAGAAACTAATGAAGATGGTTTAATTAGATTTGCAAATGACCAATTTTGTAAATTCTCAGAATTTAGTCTTGAGGAACTAATAGGTAAACCTCATAGCATAGTTAGGCATCCTGATATGCCTGCAGTTGTTTTTGAAGAACTCTGGCGAACTATTCAAGCAGGAGAAAGATGGAAAGGGTTTGTAAAGAACAAAACAAAAACTGGTAAGTACTATTGGGTATTTAGTACCATTTATCCTTATATTGCATGTGATGGATCCAAAGGCTATATCTCTTGTAGAAGAAAAGCTTCACAAGAAGAAATAGAAAAATATGCAAATATTTATAGAAGTATGAAGTAA
- a CDS encoding ABC1 kinase family protein → MKLYSVSRVYKVFKFLLTIYLVIKKRDTFLGLKPLKPKELKHTIITLGASFIKLAQVLATRADFFSEEYLDELKQLHDKLPSMNKQEFKTVYNRAFNKTSFKSFDETPIASASIGQVHIAYLENDVKVAVKLRREGIKQRVLADIKIINFFNFIFKPLFSYYTKNSIEAVIKEFSSMIKEEVSLSNELQNLKKFSKTYEDSKIKFPIPYEEISSDDALVMSFEEGFRFDDKKSILENNIDFKEIISTLVNFYTEQMLIKGYFHADPHPGNLLITKDNEIILLDFGMVKTVPNNTRIAIIELIKAANEQDYESYINASKKLGTVAYEAPTSQLAEFTSKMFDIFSNNNLNSESMQKLAFEVLESTRDLPFKLPSDAIYILRVSAIIEGLGTTYIENFNGIKDILPILKDNLPKALGSKDSLVETVIDELKDIPFIIKNFKSTMKKASEGELKVEISDNQLEYLRKEVTKTFRSYFLSFSLMLGSLLLLLINKSYEEIAIVLFIFAITRIIYK, encoded by the coding sequence ATAAAACTATACTCTGTTTCAAGAGTATATAAAGTCTTTAAATTTTTACTTACTATATACTTAGTAATAAAAAAAAGAGATACTTTTTTAGGTTTAAAACCTCTAAAACCAAAAGAGTTAAAACATACTATTATTACTCTTGGTGCAAGTTTTATCAAGCTTGCACAAGTTTTAGCTACAAGAGCAGACTTTTTTAGTGAAGAGTATCTTGATGAACTAAAACAACTTCACGATAAACTACCATCAATGAATAAACAAGAGTTTAAAACTGTTTACAATAGAGCTTTTAATAAAACTTCTTTTAAAAGCTTTGATGAAACTCCTATTGCTTCTGCTTCAATAGGACAAGTTCATATTGCATATTTAGAAAATGATGTGAAAGTTGCAGTTAAATTAAGAAGAGAAGGTATAAAACAAAGAGTTCTTGCAGATATCAAAATTATTAACTTTTTTAATTTTATTTTCAAACCACTGTTTTCATACTATACAAAAAACTCAATTGAAGCTGTAATCAAAGAGTTCTCATCTATGATAAAAGAAGAAGTTAGTTTATCAAATGAACTACAAAATTTGAAAAAGTTTTCTAAAACATACGAAGATAGTAAAATAAAATTTCCAATACCATATGAAGAGATATCAAGTGATGATGCTTTAGTTATGAGCTTTGAAGAGGGATTTAGATTTGATGATAAAAAAAGTATTCTTGAAAATAATATAGATTTTAAAGAGATAATATCAACTTTAGTTAACTTCTATACAGAGCAAATGTTAATAAAAGGATATTTTCATGCAGATCCACATCCGGGAAATCTTCTAATTACAAAAGATAATGAAATCATTCTACTTGATTTTGGTATGGTAAAAACAGTCCCAAATAATACAAGAATAGCAATAATAGAATTAATTAAAGCAGCAAATGAGCAAGATTATGAATCATACATAAATGCAAGTAAAAAACTAGGAACAGTTGCTTATGAAGCCCCTACTTCACAACTTGCAGAGTTTACAAGTAAGATGTTTGATATTTTTTCAAATAATAATTTAAATAGTGAATCAATGCAGAAACTTGCGTTTGAAGTACTTGAAAGTACAAGAGATTTACCATTTAAACTACCAAGTGATGCAATATATATTTTAAGAGTTAGTGCCATTATTGAAGGCCTTGGTACAACTTATATAGAAAACTTTAATGGAATAAAAGATATACTTCCAATCTTGAAAGATAATTTACCTAAAGCTTTAGGTTCAAAAGACTCGCTTGTAGAGACAGTTATAGATGAATTAAAAGATATTCCTTTTATAATCAAAAATTTTAAATCTACGATGAAAAAAGCCAGTGAAGGTGAACTAAAAGTAGAAATTTCTGACAATCAACTTGAATATTTGAGAAAAGAAGTAACAAAAACCTTTAGGTCATATTTTTTATCTTTTTCACTAATGTTAGGCTCACTACTTTTATTATTAATTAATAAAAGCTATGAAGAAATAGCAATTGTTTTATTTATTTTTGCTATTACTCGAATAATATACAAATAA
- a CDS encoding TIGR03643 family protein encodes MITKKEKLALKQKKLHKDMQEFDLNRLIEMAWQDRTTFDAIYLQYGLTENQIKNKMRTLISKKAYNRWRKRVQNRKTKHVNKLEHKPNRFQGPW; translated from the coding sequence ATGATAACAAAAAAAGAGAAATTGGCACTAAAACAAAAAAAACTGCATAAAGATATGCAAGAGTTTGATTTAAATAGACTTATTGAAATGGCATGGCAAGATAGAACAACTTTCGATGCTATTTATTTACAATATGGTTTAACAGAAAATCAAATAAAAAATAAAATGCGAACACTAATAAGTAAAAAAGCGTATAATAGATGGAGAAAAAGAGTTCAAAATAGAAAAACAAAACATGTAAATAAACTTGAACATAAACCAAATAGGTTTCAAGGACCATGGTAA
- a CDS encoding lipocalin family protein has product MKYLFYTIIAVFIFSGCASKHEPLPTQESVNIQKYMGKWYEIARYEHFFEKNCKNVTATYSLNEDNTLKVINRCEKIDTNKKTSATGVAYATNEANSKLKVSFFRPFYGDYWIIDLDKDYKYAVVGTPSREYLWILSRTSTLPKTTIDNILAKIKKLGFSTDKLIWTIQEK; this is encoded by the coding sequence ATGAAATACCTTTTTTATACGATTATAGCAGTTTTTATTTTTTCAGGTTGTGCTTCAAAACATGAACCTTTACCAACACAAGAGAGTGTAAACATACAAAAGTATATGGGTAAGTGGTATGAAATTGCAAGGTATGAACACTTTTTTGAAAAAAATTGTAAAAATGTAACAGCAACATACTCTTTAAATGAAGACAACACTTTAAAAGTTATAAATAGATGTGAAAAAATAGATACAAATAAAAAAACAAGTGCAACAGGTGTAGCATATGCTACAAATGAAGCAAATAGTAAATTAAAAGTTAGTTTCTTTAGACCATTTTATGGAGACTATTGGATAATTGATTTAGATAAAGATTATAAATATGCAGTTGTTGGAACTCCATCAAGAGAGTATTTGTGGATATTATCAAGAACATCAACTTTACCAAAAACGACAATTGATAATATTTTAGCAAAAATCAAAAAACTTGGATTTTCAACAGATAAACTAATTTGGACAATTCAAGAAAAATAA
- a CDS encoding TIGR03915 family putative DNA repair protein, which translates to MILVYDKSFESFLTLVYEVYYKKLKPTKIVSKIPQELILEEVFHIKIDEVKSQKVLKALKQNFPSKHFQTILNIFMCDKEDFELHLLNFIIIGFKDINQLKNINNSSIFYIQNLEKKLFSANHKMTGFLRFEELEDNTLYAKLESNYNLCYFLGKHFYKRLNNQKYIIHDINRKLAFIKNDEFIGVQNVASFEEPTLSKDEEKFKKLWNKFFKSVSIQSRKNEKLQKNLVPLLYRTYMTEFQS; encoded by the coding sequence ATGATTTTAGTATATGATAAAAGTTTTGAAAGTTTTTTAACATTAGTTTATGAAGTTTATTATAAAAAATTAAAACCTACTAAAATAGTATCTAAAATACCTCAAGAACTAATACTTGAAGAAGTTTTTCATATAAAAATAGATGAAGTAAAATCCCAAAAAGTACTTAAAGCACTAAAACAAAACTTCCCTTCTAAACATTTTCAAACTATATTAAATATATTTATGTGTGACAAAGAAGATTTTGAACTACATTTACTAAACTTTATAATAATAGGATTTAAAGATATAAATCAGTTAAAAAATATCAATAATAGTTCAATATTTTATATTCAAAATTTAGAAAAAAAACTATTTAGTGCAAACCATAAAATGACTGGTTTTCTAAGATTTGAAGAGCTTGAAGATAATACTTTATATGCAAAACTTGAAAGTAATTATAATCTTTGTTATTTTCTTGGTAAACACTTCTATAAAAGATTAAACAATCAAAAATATATAATACATGATATAAATAGAAAGCTAGCATTTATTAAAAATGATGAATTTATTGGTGTACAAAATGTTGCTTCATTTGAAGAACCTACTTTATCAAAAGATGAAGAGAAGTTTAAAAAACTTTGGAATAAATTTTTTAAATCAGTTAGTATTCAATCAAGAAAAAATGAAAAACTTCAAAAAAATCTTGTGCCTTTGCTTTATCGAACTTATATGACAGAGTTTCAAAGCTGA
- a CDS encoding putative DNA modification/repair radical SAM protein, whose translation MKKDIYEKMQILADSAKYDVSCSSSGSDNNHKTGELGATHNSGICHTFTADGRCVSLLKVLLTNFCIYDCAYCINRKSNDIKRAAFSPRQLADITINFYKRNYIEGLFLSSGIIENEDHTMLLILRALKILRFEYRFNGYIHVKLIPGADDRLIGEVVALANRVSSNIELPSDKSLKLLAPNKTKQKILQPLKYARDISLEKDIKPIGMSTQLIVGATPESDKDILKLSSVLYDKALLKRVYYSAYIPVNDDKNLPSVVNKPPLLREHRLYQADWLLRFYDFTYDEILSDEVSNLDEEVDPKTSWALQNLNYFPMEINKASKDELLRIPGIGVRGVFKILKARRFKSLDFDDLKKLKISLKRAQYFITCKGKYNSKVSFATDTIKQAIIQPPKKKIIQPSLFDMDYSAITGEL comes from the coding sequence ATGAAAAAAGATATTTATGAGAAAATGCAAATTTTAGCAGATAGTGCCAAGTATGATGTAAGTTGTAGTTCTAGTGGAAGTGATAATAATCATAAAACTGGAGAGTTAGGTGCAACTCACAATAGTGGTATTTGCCATACTTTCACAGCTGATGGAAGATGTGTATCTTTACTAAAAGTACTGCTTACTAACTTTTGTATATATGATTGTGCATATTGTATAAATAGAAAAAGCAATGATATAAAAAGAGCAGCATTTTCTCCTAGACAACTTGCAGATATTACAATCAATTTTTATAAAAGAAACTATATTGAAGGTCTATTTTTAAGTTCTGGAATTATAGAAAATGAAGACCATACTATGCTTTTGATATTAAGAGCTTTAAAAATACTAAGATTTGAATACCGTTTTAATGGTTATATCCATGTGAAACTAATTCCTGGTGCTGATGATAGACTAATTGGTGAAGTTGTAGCTTTAGCAAATAGAGTTAGTTCAAATATTGAATTACCAAGTGACAAATCACTAAAACTACTAGCACCAAATAAAACTAAGCAAAAGATTTTACAACCTTTAAAATATGCAAGAGATATAAGCTTAGAAAAAGATATAAAACCAATAGGAATGAGTACTCAATTAATAGTTGGTGCAACACCTGAAAGTGATAAAGATATTTTAAAACTTAGTTCAGTTTTATATGATAAAGCACTTTTAAAAAGAGTATATTATAGTGCATATATTCCAGTAAATGACGATAAGAACCTTCCATCAGTAGTAAATAAGCCACCTTTATTAAGAGAGCATAGATTATATCAAGCTGATTGGCTTTTGAGATTTTATGATTTTACTTATGATGAGATATTAAGTGATGAAGTTTCAAATTTAGATGAAGAAGTAGACCCAAAAACTTCATGGGCTTTACAAAACTTAAACTACTTTCCAATGGAAATAAACAAAGCTAGTAAAGATGAACTTCTTAGAATACCAGGTATTGGAGTAAGAGGTGTTTTCAAAATACTAAAAGCAAGAAGATTTAAAAGTTTAGATTTTGATGATTTAAAAAAATTAAAAATCTCACTAAAAAGAGCACAATATTTTATAACTTGCAAGGGCAAATATAATAGTAAAGTATCTTTTGCCACAGATACAATAAAACAAGCAATTATCCAACCACCTAAAAAAAAGATAATTCAGCCATCACTATTTGATATGGATTATAGTGCAATAACAGGTGAATTATGA
- a CDS encoding cryptochrome/photolyase family protein, which translates to MKYFLIYPHQLFENIDILKDKKVLLIEEPLFFTQYKFHIQKLVLHRASMKFYEQYLLKNSIDVEYYEDESYLEKYKDENIYFYEVFDNYLEKKIHNNFTKIYIIKNPNFLNVEDKSKFLHSFYINRRKELNIFMNKGKPLFGKYSFDSLNRKKLPKDIFMPATLSFENSYINEAKQYCKKFVSVGEIDSFNYPITFQEAKIQFDYFIKEKFEKFGDYQDAITKKEGFEYLFHSNISSSLNIGILDLNYVIQTIINAPVAYNSKEGFIRQIIGWREFMLRIYQDDGVKLRNSNFFNFTNSMPKAILKANSKISILDDVIKKVNKTSYAHHIERLMILGNIFVLLQIHPNEIYKYFMQNFIDAYDWVMVGNVYAMSGYSDGGTITTKPYICSSNYLIKMSDYSKKENWCAILDALYWNFLYKYQELFKENPRMKMQISLLEKMPKDKLQNHLNIAKEYLENIHCKV; encoded by the coding sequence ATGAAATACTTTTTAATTTATCCACATCAACTATTTGAAAATATAGATATATTAAAAGATAAAAAGGTTCTTCTAATAGAAGAGCCTCTATTTTTCACTCAATACAAATTTCATATTCAAAAGTTAGTATTGCACAGAGCAAGTATGAAGTTTTATGAACAATATTTACTAAAAAATAGTATTGATGTTGAATATTATGAAGATGAAAGTTACTTAGAAAAATACAAAGATGAAAATATATATTTTTATGAAGTTTTTGATAACTATTTAGAAAAGAAGATTCATAATAACTTTACAAAAATATATATTATTAAAAATCCTAATTTTTTAAATGTTGAAGATAAAAGTAAATTTTTGCATAGTTTTTATATTAATAGAAGAAAAGAGTTAAATATATTTATGAATAAAGGCAAACCTTTATTTGGAAAATATAGTTTTGATTCTCTTAATAGAAAAAAGTTGCCAAAAGATATATTTATGCCTGCTACTTTATCTTTTGAAAATAGTTATATAAATGAAGCAAAGCAGTATTGTAAAAAGTTTGTTTCTGTTGGAGAAATTGATAGTTTTAATTACCCTATCACTTTTCAAGAAGCAAAAATTCAATTTGATTACTTTATAAAAGAGAAATTTGAAAAGTTTGGTGATTATCAAGATGCCATAACAAAAAAAGAGGGTTTTGAATATCTATTTCACTCAAATATTTCAAGTAGTTTAAATATTGGAATATTAGATTTAAATTATGTAATACAAACTATTATAAACGCACCAGTTGCTTATAATTCTAAAGAAGGATTTATTAGACAAATAATAGGTTGGAGAGAGTTTATGCTTCGAATTTATCAAGATGATGGAGTAAAACTTAGAAACTCTAACTTTTTTAACTTTACTAATTCAATGCCCAAAGCAATACTGAAAGCAAATAGTAAAATCTCAATATTAGATGATGTAATAAAAAAAGTAAATAAAACATCATATGCTCATCATATAGAAAGACTTATGATTTTGGGAAACATTTTTGTTTTATTACAGATACATCCAAATGAAATATATAAATATTTTATGCAAAATTTTATTGATGCTTATGATTGGGTAATGGTAGGTAATGTATATGCAATGAGTGGATATAGTGATGGTGGAACTATTACTACAAAACCATATATTTGTAGTTCAAACTATCTAATAAAAATGAGTGATTATTCAAAAAAAGAAAATTGGTGTGCTATTTTAGATGCTTTATATTGGAACTTCTTATATAAATATCAAGAGTTATTTAAAGAAAATCCAAGAATGAAAATGCAAATTTCTTTACTTGAAAAGATGCCAAAAGATAAACTTCAAAACCATCTAAATATAGCAAAAGAGTATCTTGAAAATATACATTGCAAAGTGTAA
- a CDS encoding EAL domain-containing protein gives MECKCKQKFSICQQRSNIHFISLVPELTRKLSIFFDKLKLETKLSENMISIEKENPKLFFEENIDAIKLYFNTLELNEIKVYIENEKHKLSLNTILYAKPLEKYLNFIEDKTFFDILENKSITSHFQPIIDIHNEKIFGYEALVRGVMPNGDLVYPDVLFEKSARNDMDFNFDRLCRENALKTTAVKKVDAKVFINFIPTTIYDPKFCLASTVKWAKQLEFDPKNIVFEVVETQKIKDVEHLKTILNYYREQGFLIALDDVGEGYSSLNMIIDLKPDIIKVDRNIITNIDQDEMKRSVYKALRILAMENDIKILAEGVETPYELATLKSIGLDYAQGYYFAKPSAEIIRQL, from the coding sequence ATGGAATGCAAATGTAAACAAAAATTTAGTATATGTCAACAAAGAAGTAATATTCACTTTATTTCTCTTGTTCCTGAGTTAACTAGAAAACTATCAATTTTCTTTGATAAATTAAAACTTGAAACTAAATTATCTGAAAATATGATATCCATAGAAAAAGAGAATCCAAAACTATTTTTTGAAGAGAATATTGATGCAATAAAACTATATTTTAATACACTTGAGCTAAATGAGATAAAAGTCTATATTGAAAATGAAAAGCACAAACTTTCACTAAATACAATTTTGTATGCAAAACCTTTGGAAAAATATCTAAACTTCATAGAAGACAAGACTTTCTTTGATATTTTGGAAAATAAAAGTATCACTTCTCACTTTCAGCCAATAATAGATATTCATAATGAAAAGATATTTGGTTATGAAGCACTTGTAAGAGGAGTTATGCCAAATGGTGATTTGGTTTATCCTGATGTTCTATTTGAAAAGTCTGCAAGAAATGATATGGATTTTAATTTTGATAGATTATGTAGAGAAAATGCTTTAAAAACAACTGCTGTAAAAAAAGTTGATGCAAAAGTATTTATAAACTTTATTCCTACAACTATTTATGATCCGAAATTTTGTCTTGCATCTACTGTAAAATGGGCAAAGCAACTTGAATTTGACCCTAAAAATATTGTTTTTGAAGTTGTTGAAACACAGAAAATAAAAGATGTTGAACACCTGAAAACTATTTTAAACTATTATAGAGAACAAGGCTTTTTAATTGCACTTGATGATGTGGGAGAAGGATATTCATCTTTAAATATGATAATTGATTTGAAGCCAGATATTATAAAAGTAGATAGAAATATCATAACAAATATCGACCAAGATGAGATGAAACGTTCTGTATATAAAGCACTAAGAATCCTTGCTATGGAAAATGATATAAAAATACTAGCAGAAGGAGTTGAAACACCTTATGAACTTGCAACACTGAAAAGTATTGGACTTGATTATGCGCAAGGATACTATTTTGCAAAACCAAGTGCTGAGATAATTAGACAATTATGA
- the modD gene encoding ModD protein, protein MFNLTDSELENYIKEDLPYFDFTTHMQNAKNIKVTAEIFTREDILVSCSEEASRITEILGCKVKKNASSGTKIKKDETILKIKGSYEDIQKSMKLAQMLLEYSCKMSTYTNNMINEINDVNKNCELLTTRKTIPFAKRLCIKSILCAGALPHRLGLSESILLFDYHRTIYKNDEKFYEEINKIKNRLPEKKVVVESKTYEDSIKLLEKKVDVLQLDKMDLDTTKKIIEQKNKINKNTKILVAGGINLSNVKEYAKLQVDGIVSSSMYSCGLANLSCKVKIKE, encoded by the coding sequence ATGTTTAATTTAACAGATAGTGAGTTGGAAAACTATATAAAAGAGGATTTACCATATTTTGATTTTACAACTCATATGCAAAATGCTAAAAATATAAAAGTAACTGCTGAAATATTTACAAGAGAAGATATATTAGTCTCTTGTAGTGAAGAAGCATCAAGAATTACTGAAATTTTAGGATGCAAAGTAAAAAAAAATGCTTCATCTGGTACTAAAATAAAAAAAGATGAAACAATTTTAAAAATAAAAGGTAGCTACGAAGATATACAAAAAAGTATGAAATTAGCTCAAATGCTACTTGAATATAGCTGCAAGATGTCAACATATACAAATAATATGATAAATGAAATAAATGATGTAAATAAAAACTGTGAGCTATTAACAACAAGAAAAACTATTCCTTTTGCAAAAAGATTATGTATAAAATCTATTTTATGTGCAGGTGCACTTCCTCATAGATTAGGACTTAGTGAATCTATTTTACTTTTTGATTATCATAGAACTATTTATAAAAATGATGAAAAATTTTATGAAGAGATAAATAAAATCAAAAATAGACTCCCAGAAAAAAAAGTAGTAGTAGAATCAAAAACTTATGAAGATAGTATCAAATTACTTGAAAAAAAAGTTGATGTATTACAATTAGATAAGATGGATTTAGATACTACAAAAAAGATTATTGAACAAAAAAATAAAATAAATAAAAATACTAAAATATTAGTTGCTGGTGGAATAAACTTATCAAATGTTAAAGAGTATGCAAAACTACAAGTAGATGGAATTGTATCAAGTAGTATGTACTCTTGTGGATTAGCAAATCTTAGTTGTAAAGTAAAAATAAAAGAATAA